One window of Nostoc sp. C052 genomic DNA carries:
- a CDS encoding SLBB domain-containing protein — MLNKSLSKFLIKPSVGMALLTAFNATVSSASLAQGQPLLPTTPSPSIQTQIDTNYLLGGGDLVRVNVFEVPEYTGEYQVPPGGAINLPLIGSVSVLGLTTEQASDEIARRYARFLKRPLISVNLLSPRPINIFVAGEVTRPGAYTLSLSGGAGNNPGVQYPTVLAALTTAQGVTLAADVTQVQLRRKTGRSSEQTVTVNLKELIQTGTLSQDITLRDGDTIVVPTATNFNIAESRNLFAANFAASQTTPRTVTIIGEVNRPGSYLVTPGNTDNQAGATTNSGAASPTGLPNVTRVIQLAGGITAQADVRNLKLRRPTRTGSEQAIDINLWQLLQSGDANQDIIVQDGDTIIIPTATEINPAEATQLATTTLSPTRIQVGVVGEVKKPGLTDVQPNSSLNQAILAAGGFNDARASSSAVDLIRLNPNGSVTKRIVKVDFSAGINEQTNPILRNNDVVVVNRSGAAKTGDSINTITGPLGIILNLLNIFGL, encoded by the coding sequence ATGCTTAACAAAAGTTTGTCTAAATTCCTAATTAAGCCATCTGTGGGTATGGCTTTGTTAACTGCTTTCAATGCCACTGTGTCATCTGCTAGTCTCGCTCAGGGACAACCATTACTACCAACGACACCATCACCAAGCATACAAACACAAATAGATACTAACTATTTATTAGGTGGTGGCGATCTCGTTCGTGTAAATGTATTTGAAGTACCTGAATATACAGGTGAATACCAAGTTCCTCCAGGTGGAGCAATCAACTTACCTCTAATTGGTAGTGTGTCAGTCCTTGGGCTAACAACTGAACAGGCTTCTGACGAAATTGCTAGAAGATATGCTCGCTTTCTCAAACGTCCCTTGATCTCAGTTAATCTGTTATCACCTCGTCCCATCAATATTTTCGTTGCCGGAGAGGTGACACGTCCCGGAGCTTACACTCTGAGCTTGAGTGGAGGCGCCGGCAACAATCCAGGGGTACAATACCCTACAGTTTTAGCCGCATTAACAACAGCGCAAGGAGTGACTTTAGCTGCGGATGTCACTCAAGTTCAATTACGGCGTAAAACAGGACGTTCCTCGGAGCAAACCGTCACCGTTAATTTGAAAGAACTCATTCAAACAGGCACGTTATCACAGGATATTACCTTGCGGGATGGAGACACCATAGTTGTGCCAACAGCAACTAACTTCAACATAGCAGAATCCCGCAATCTATTTGCAGCCAACTTTGCCGCCAGCCAAACCACACCCCGCACAGTAACAATTATTGGTGAAGTTAACCGTCCTGGTTCGTATCTTGTCACCCCAGGCAACACAGATAACCAAGCAGGCGCAACCACTAACAGTGGTGCTGCCAGCCCGACAGGTCTACCAAATGTGACACGGGTAATTCAACTAGCTGGAGGAATTACAGCACAGGCTGATGTTCGTAACCTCAAGCTACGCCGACCGACAAGAACTGGCTCAGAACAAGCTATAGATATTAATCTTTGGCAACTATTACAAAGTGGTGATGCCAATCAAGACATCATTGTACAAGACGGAGATACAATTATTATTCCGACGGCAACTGAAATTAACCCCGCAGAAGCTACTCAACTAGCTACCACTACTTTATCTCCTACGCGCATTCAAGTTGGTGTGGTAGGTGAAGTTAAAAAACCAGGGCTAACAGATGTTCAGCCAAATAGCTCTTTAAATCAAGCTATACTTGCTGCTGGTGGATTTAATGATGCCAGAGCTAGTAGTAGTGCTGTCGATTTGATTCGCCTCAATCCTAATGGTTCTGTCACTAAACGTATAGTAAAAGTAGATTTTTCCGCTGGGATTAATGAGCAAACTAATCCTATACTCCGCAATAATGATGTTGTGGTAGTTAACCGATCTGGTGCCGCTAAGACTGGCGATAGCATAAACACTATAACTGGGCCTCTAGGTATTATCCTTAATCTTCTGAACATCTTTGGACTCTAA
- a CDS encoding ABC transporter ATP-binding protein — protein sequence MKSVEDDSNSQLNTIDIPPVVLTSELRKVYRTGFWLNQKVVSLKNCSLTVYKGETFGLLGPNGAGKTTLLKLLLGIIHPTSGRGSLLGKPIGDRTVKQYIGYLPENPYLYDYLTGWEFLQLAAGLFQIPQSVQRQRIPQLLELVGLSQADARKKLLRRYSKGMLQRVGMAQALINEPDLVFLDEPMSGLDPVGRYQMREIILALKAAGKTIFFNSHVLSEVEQICDRIAILAQGELICSGSLHELLGGKDTYQIKGQGGDGEILKKWIPTLIFEPDGSWHGTLQDDYYDFLASLRLMEGKIIAMNLSRHSLEEFFIQQIKRKNNSLN from the coding sequence ATGAAGTCTGTTGAAGATGACTCTAATTCTCAACTTAATACGATAGACATTCCGCCAGTAGTCCTAACTTCTGAGTTGCGAAAAGTCTATCGCACTGGTTTTTGGCTAAATCAAAAAGTCGTATCTCTCAAAAACTGTTCTTTAACGGTTTACAAAGGCGAAACCTTTGGTTTGCTGGGGCCAAATGGTGCGGGTAAAACCACCCTTTTAAAATTGTTGCTGGGAATTATTCATCCCACCTCTGGACGAGGATCGTTGTTGGGTAAGCCAATAGGCGATCGCACTGTTAAGCAATATATCGGCTATCTACCGGAAAATCCCTATTTGTATGACTATCTCACTGGCTGGGAATTTTTGCAGCTGGCCGCTGGGCTATTCCAAATTCCCCAAAGTGTCCAACGCCAACGCATTCCCCAACTGCTGGAATTAGTCGGTTTATCCCAAGCTGATGCCCGTAAAAAGCTCCTGCGTCGTTATTCCAAAGGAATGCTACAGCGTGTTGGTATGGCACAGGCGCTAATTAACGAGCCAGATTTAGTTTTTCTGGATGAACCTATGTCTGGGCTTGATCCGGTGGGACGCTACCAAATGCGGGAAATTATTCTGGCGCTAAAAGCCGCTGGTAAGACGATTTTTTTTAATAGCCATGTTCTGAGTGAAGTAGAACAGATTTGCGATCGCATTGCCATCCTCGCTCAAGGTGAACTAATTTGCTCTGGTTCCCTCCATGAACTCTTAGGCGGAAAAGACACATATCAAATCAAAGGCCAAGGTGGCGATGGGGAAATTCTCAAAAAATGGATACCCACTCTCATCTTTGAGCCTGATGGTTCCTGGCACGGTACACTACAAGATGATTACTATGATTTTCTTGCCAGTCTCCGTCTTATGGAGGGCAAAATTATTGCTATGAACTTGTCGCGTCACTCCCTAGAAGAATTTTTTATTCAACAAATCAAAAGAAAAAATAACTCGCTTAATTAG
- the hisB gene encoding imidazoleglycerol-phosphate dehydratase HisB — translation MQTTNRQVNSNYDRLTQTPRIATVHRTTGETNVQVTINLDGRGTCTAATGIPFLDHMLHQIASHGLIDIDVQAKGDWEIDDHHTNEDVGITLGQALNQALGDRKGIVRFGNFLAPLDEALVQVALDFSGRPHLSYGLQIPTQRVGTYDTQLVREFFVALVNHSQMTLHIRQLDGINSHHIIEATFKAFARATRLAVEIDPRRAGVIPSSKGVL, via the coding sequence ATGCAAACAACCAATCGCCAAGTTAATTCAAACTACGATCGCTTAACCCAAACCCCTCGGATTGCCACTGTTCACCGCACCACTGGTGAAACTAATGTGCAAGTTACCATCAACCTGGATGGTAGAGGAACTTGCACAGCAGCAACAGGCATTCCGTTTTTAGATCACATGTTGCATCAAATTGCCTCCCACGGGCTGATTGATATAGATGTCCAAGCCAAGGGAGACTGGGAAATTGACGATCATCACACCAACGAAGATGTCGGCATTACTTTAGGGCAAGCCTTGAACCAAGCACTAGGCGACAGAAAAGGTATTGTCCGCTTTGGTAATTTTCTTGCACCATTGGATGAAGCCTTAGTTCAGGTAGCGCTAGACTTTTCTGGACGACCTCACCTTAGCTACGGCTTGCAAATTCCGACTCAGCGGGTAGGAACCTATGACACCCAACTTGTACGAGAATTTTTTGTAGCTTTAGTAAACCATAGCCAAATGACACTGCACATTCGGCAACTGGATGGCATTAATTCCCATCACATCATTGAAGCGACATTTAAAGCCTTTGCAAGAGCAACCCGGCTCGCTGTAGAAATCGACCCCCGTCGTGCTGGCGTAATTCCCAGTTCTAAGGGCGTTCTATGA
- the fabI gene encoding enoyl-ACP reductase FabI, whose translation MLNLTGKNALVTGIANNRSIAWGIAQQLHKAGANLGITYLPDERGKMEKKVAELVEPLNPSLFLPCNVQDEDQIKSTFETIREQWGKLDILIHCLAFASKDDLSGDFSQTSRSGFNTALEISTYSLVQLSGAAKPLMTEGGSIVTLTYLGGVRAIPNYNVMGVAKAGLEMSVRYLAAELGPQNIRVNAISAGPIRTLASSAVGGILDMIHHVEEVAPLKRTVTQLEVGNAAAFLCSDLSSGITGQILYVDAGYEIMGM comes from the coding sequence ATGCTAAATTTGACTGGAAAAAATGCCCTTGTTACAGGTATTGCCAATAACCGCTCGATCGCCTGGGGCATCGCTCAACAGCTGCACAAAGCTGGAGCAAACCTGGGTATTACCTACCTGCCGGATGAACGCGGCAAAATGGAGAAAAAAGTTGCGGAATTGGTAGAACCCCTTAACCCCAGCTTATTTCTTCCCTGTAATGTCCAAGATGAAGACCAAATTAAATCTACCTTTGAGACAATCCGCGAACAGTGGGGAAAGTTAGATATCCTCATCCATTGCCTAGCCTTTGCCAGCAAAGATGACTTGAGTGGAGATTTTAGCCAAACTTCTCGTTCTGGCTTCAACACCGCTTTAGAAATCAGTACCTATTCGCTGGTGCAGTTAAGTGGTGCAGCCAAACCTTTGATGACAGAGGGAGGTAGCATCGTCACCCTGACATATTTAGGTGGTGTTAGGGCAATCCCCAACTACAACGTCATGGGAGTTGCCAAGGCGGGTTTAGAAATGAGTGTGCGCTACCTAGCTGCCGAACTAGGACCACAAAATATCCGCGTCAATGCCATTTCCGCCGGACCCATCCGCACTTTGGCATCTTCAGCAGTGGGTGGGATTTTAGATATGATTCATCATGTAGAAGAAGTAGCTCCCCTAAAACGCACCGTCACTCAGTTAGAAGTCGGCAACGCTGCGGCCTTTTTGTGTAGTGATTTGTCCAGTGGCATTACCGGACAAATTCTATATGTAGATGCAGGATATGAAATTATGGGAATGTAA
- the ntcA gene encoding global nitrogen regulator NtcA encodes MIVTQDKALANVFRQMATGAFPPVVETFERNKTIFFPGDPAERVYFLLKGAVKLSRVYEAGEEITVALLRENSVFGVLSLLTGNKSDRFYHAVAFTPVELLSAPIEQVELALKENPELSMLMLRGLSSRILQTEMMIETLAHRDMGSRLVSFLLILCRDFGVPCADGITIDLKLSHQAIAEAIGSTRVTVTRLLGDLREKKMISIHKKKITVHKPVTLSRQFT; translated from the coding sequence ATGATCGTGACACAAGATAAAGCCCTAGCAAATGTTTTTCGTCAGATGGCGACCGGGGCGTTTCCGCCAGTTGTGGAAACGTTTGAACGCAATAAAACGATCTTTTTTCCTGGCGATCCTGCCGAACGAGTTTATTTTCTTTTGAAAGGTGCTGTTAAACTTTCCAGGGTGTACGAGGCAGGAGAGGAAATAACGGTAGCGCTGCTGCGAGAAAATAGTGTTTTTGGTGTATTGTCATTGCTGACAGGAAATAAATCAGATCGGTTTTACCATGCGGTTGCATTTACTCCTGTGGAATTACTGTCGGCACCAATTGAACAGGTAGAGTTAGCACTCAAGGAAAATCCCGAATTATCAATGTTAATGCTGCGAGGTCTGTCTTCGCGAATTTTACAAACGGAGATGATGATTGAAACTCTCGCTCACCGAGATATGGGTTCTCGGTTGGTGAGTTTTTTATTAATTCTTTGTCGAGATTTTGGCGTTCCTTGTGCAGATGGGATCACTATTGATTTGAAGTTATCTCATCAAGCGATCGCAGAAGCAATTGGTTCAACTCGTGTTACCGTTACCAGGCTACTGGGAGATTTGCGCGAGAAAAAGATGATTTCTATCCACAAAAAGAAGATTACTGTGCATAAACCTGTTACCTTAAGTAGGCAATTCACATAA
- a CDS encoding DUF3084 domain-containing protein, with translation MTTGYILIAAILILGGVIATVGDRIGTRVGKARLSLFNLRPKNTAVLVTIFTGGLISASTLGILFAADEGLRKGVFELEDIQTDLRQKREQLKTAETQKSQVEGELNQARIAQTKAQQDLQAINQSLQAANAKQRQTQAQLNRTISQQAQTQTQLQRTQGQLNQVVSQYQKAIAELQSVYNQRKELQAAVELLKTERQRLYAEAKKAIDEAKTAIAKRDRELANRQQGIEARDQKISQLDQLIQKRNVEITAREQVIAKRESRLKELEAQQEQLELEVARLEKYYQSYRDLRLGKLALVRGQVLSAGVIRVTQPAAARQAVIQLLQEANRNASLELSEPGVNPANVELLHVTQDRIEQLSKQIGDGQEYVVRIFSAGNYVRGEKQIEFFADTARNQLVFSEGAVLATTTADSTTMTSYQLQQRLEILISASQFRARNVGIVENVQVDGTFLRFITQLRQYNQPLEIKAIAAEDTYTAGPLRVKLVAIVNGKIIFST, from the coding sequence ATGACCACCGGATACATCCTCATCGCTGCAATTTTAATTCTGGGAGGCGTAATTGCAACCGTGGGCGATCGCATCGGCACACGAGTTGGCAAAGCGCGCCTCTCACTTTTTAATTTACGTCCAAAAAACACTGCCGTACTAGTAACAATTTTTACGGGTGGTTTGATTTCCGCATCAACTTTAGGGATTTTATTTGCTGCCGACGAAGGCTTACGAAAGGGGGTCTTTGAGTTAGAGGATATTCAAACAGACCTCAGACAGAAGCGGGAACAGCTAAAAACCGCAGAAACTCAGAAAAGTCAGGTAGAGGGTGAGCTAAACCAAGCTAGAATTGCCCAAACAAAGGCACAACAAGACTTACAGGCAATTAATCAATCCTTGCAGGCGGCTAATGCCAAACAGAGGCAAACACAAGCTCAGTTGAACCGCACCATTAGTCAACAAGCCCAAACCCAAACTCAACTCCAACGCACTCAAGGTCAGCTAAATCAGGTTGTAAGTCAGTACCAAAAAGCCATAGCTGAATTGCAAAGCGTTTATAACCAGAGAAAGGAGTTACAGGCAGCAGTTGAGCTACTAAAGACAGAACGTCAACGATTGTATGCGGAAGCGAAAAAAGCCATTGACGAAGCCAAAACAGCGATCGCAAAACGCGATCGCGAACTCGCTAACCGTCAACAAGGTATAGAAGCGCGCGATCAAAAAATTTCTCAACTGGATCAACTAATTCAAAAGCGTAATGTCGAAATTACCGCGCGAGAGCAAGTGATTGCCAAACGGGAATCGCGCCTCAAAGAATTGGAAGCACAACAAGAGCAACTAGAACTAGAAGTTGCCAGGCTGGAAAAATATTATCAATCCTACCGCGACCTGCGTCTGGGTAAGCTAGCCTTAGTTCGTGGTCAAGTTTTGTCTGCTGGTGTAATTCGTGTTACCCAACCTGCTGCTGCTCGTCAGGCAGTGATACAACTTTTACAAGAAGCCAATCGCAACGCCAGTCTGGAATTAAGCGAGCCTGGTGTAAATCCGGCAAATGTCGAGCTACTGCACGTCACTCAGGATAGGATTGAGCAATTAAGCAAACAGATTGGCGATGGTCAAGAATATGTGGTGCGAATTTTCTCGGCTGGTAATTACGTCAGAGGAGAAAAGCAGATAGAATTTTTCGCCGATACAGCCAGGAATCAGCTAGTTTTTTCAGAAGGTGCGGTGCTAGCCACAACTACTGCTGATTCCACAACCATGACATCTTATCAGTTACAGCAGCGGCTAGAAATATTGATTTCTGCTTCCCAATTTCGTGCCCGTAACGTGGGAATCGTCGAAAATGTGCAAGTAGATGGGACTTTTCTACGCTTTATCACCCAATTAAGACAGTACAATCAACCATTGGAGATCAAAGCGATCGCGGCAGAGGACACTTATACAGCCGGGCCATTGAGAGTAAAATTAGTAGCAATAGTCAACGGAAAAATTATTTTTAGTACTTAA
- a CDS encoding Holliday junction resolvase RuvX produces the protein MNFREFSPTQPVILGFDPGRDKCGLAVMGLDRQLYYHEVALAKEAIATIETLRQKFPISLMVMGDQTTAKQWRQQLYQDLTEPLSIILVDERYTTLEARDRYWQMFPPTGLIKLLPKGLRQPPRPIDDIVAILLIERYLNRLTESEVRSYE, from the coding sequence ATGAATTTTCGTGAATTTTCACCAACGCAACCAGTGATTTTGGGGTTTGATCCAGGTCGAGATAAGTGTGGTTTAGCGGTGATGGGACTGGATCGGCAACTGTATTATCATGAGGTGGCGCTAGCAAAAGAGGCGATCGCTACCATTGAGACACTACGTCAAAAATTTCCCATTTCCTTAATGGTCATGGGCGACCAAACTACAGCCAAGCAGTGGAGACAGCAATTGTATCAAGATTTGACAGAACCGCTGAGTATTATTTTAGTGGATGAGCGTTATACAACCCTAGAAGCACGCGATCGCTATTGGCAAATGTTTCCGCCCACAGGGCTAATAAAGCTATTGCCAAAGGGTCTGAGACAGCCACCAAGACCCATAGATGATATTGTTGCCATTCTCTTAATTGAAAGATACTTAAATCGCCTCACTGAATCAGAAGTGAGGAGTTATGAGTGA
- a CDS encoding DUF3146 family protein yields MSAKRLPETIAHVRITRQSWQHGFLEGEVSAGEFEWHFQWHFRRGELAVKPSQGRALIKEPLGRFLEQQDYQLEPGGDYAFTIRAQL; encoded by the coding sequence GTGAGTGCAAAACGTCTGCCAGAAACCATTGCCCATGTCAGAATTACTCGCCAATCCTGGCAACACGGCTTTCTTGAAGGCGAAGTGAGTGCAGGTGAGTTTGAGTGGCATTTCCAGTGGCATTTTCGCCGAGGAGAACTTGCTGTCAAGCCTTCCCAAGGCCGTGCCCTAATCAAAGAACCCCTCGGTCGATTCTTGGAGCAACAAGATTACCAGCTAGAGCCTGGAGGAGATTATGCTTTTACTATTCGGGCGCAACTTTAA
- a CDS encoding aldo/keto reductase, with protein sequence METKQLGKTGIFVSAIGLGGMPMSIANRPPESQSIEVIHRALDLGITFIDTADAYCKDESEKHHNEQLIHKALSSYKGDISQVLVATKGGLMRPDGNWTSNGNPEHLRQTIRVSFEALGGAKPIDVWQYHSPDPKYTIEESLAPVKEAVEAGLIRFVGVSNFSVEQIKRARDVVDIVSVQNQYSPWQRQPENDGVLKYCEQQGLTFLPWSPFGGRRRHQDLQDISAIAQLAKEKGVSVYNIVLAWLRSKSPAILPIPGASKVSSIEDSAQALNVKLSDEEVQKIDRAT encoded by the coding sequence ATGGAAACCAAACAGCTAGGAAAAACTGGTATCTTTGTAAGTGCGATCGGTTTGGGCGGTATGCCCATGTCAATTGCTAATCGCCCTCCCGAATCGCAGTCAATCGAAGTTATTCATCGTGCCCTAGATTTGGGTATTACATTTATTGACACTGCCGACGCATACTGCAAAGATGAATCAGAGAAGCATCACAATGAGCAATTAATTCACAAGGCACTTAGTAGTTATAAAGGTGATATTAGTCAAGTACTTGTGGCAACGAAGGGCGGTTTGATGCGTCCCGATGGCAACTGGACAAGTAACGGCAACCCAGAACATTTACGCCAAACAATTCGCGTTAGTTTTGAGGCTTTGGGTGGTGCTAAACCCATTGATGTTTGGCAATACCATTCGCCCGATCCTAAATACACCATTGAAGAATCCCTAGCACCAGTTAAAGAAGCAGTGGAAGCGGGTTTGATTCGGTTTGTGGGAGTTTCTAACTTTTCCGTTGAACAAATTAAGCGGGCGCGGGATGTGGTGGATATTGTCTCAGTGCAGAATCAATACAGCCCTTGGCAACGACAGCCAGAAAATGACGGCGTGTTGAAGTATTGCGAACAGCAAGGATTAACCTTTTTACCTTGGAGTCCCTTTGGTGGTAGGCGTCGCCATCAGGATTTGCAAGATATTTCTGCGATCGCTCAGTTAGCGAAAGAAAAAGGCGTGTCGGTGTATAATATCGTCTTAGCTTGGTTACGTTCCAAGTCACCCGCTATTTTGCCGATTCCTGGTGCTAGCAAGGTTTCCAGCATTGAAGACTCGGCACAAGCTCTCAATGTAAAACTATCTGATGAAGAAGTGCAAAAAATTGATCGGGCAACTTAA
- a CDS encoding GNAT family N-acetyltransferase — MILETHRLLMRDFIETDWHAVFAYQSDPLYLRYNYWTHRTQKDVCEFIQMFIDQQKEQPRTKFQLAIILKEKNQLIGNCGIRVNDPEMREANIGYELNTQYWGQGYATEAAHAILKFGFEELGMHRIWSWCVAENLASIKVLEKIGMRREGHLREKELIKGRWYDNFLYAILDHEWKADCLPLVLAVSDHHNFS; from the coding sequence ATGATCTTAGAAACACACCGCTTGCTAATGCGTGACTTTATAGAGACAGATTGGCATGCGGTTTTTGCCTATCAATCAGATCCTTTGTACTTGCGTTACAACTATTGGACACACCGCACACAAAAGGATGTTTGCGAGTTTATCCAGATGTTTATTGATCAACAAAAAGAGCAACCACGGACAAAGTTTCAGTTAGCTATTATCCTCAAAGAAAAAAATCAGCTTATTGGCAATTGTGGTATCCGTGTAAATGACCCAGAAATGCGGGAAGCAAATATCGGCTATGAACTAAACACTCAATATTGGGGACAAGGTTATGCAACAGAAGCAGCACACGCCATTTTAAAGTTCGGCTTTGAAGAACTGGGAATGCATCGGATCTGGTCTTGGTGTGTTGCAGAGAATCTTGCTTCTATAAAAGTATTAGAAAAAATTGGTATGCGTCGTGAAGGTCATCTGCGGGAAAAAGAGTTAATCAAAGGTAGATGGTACGACAACTTTCTTTACGCTATCCTTGACCACGAATGGAAAGCAGACTGTCTGCCACTTGTCTTGGCTGTCTCTGACCACCATAATTTTTCGTAG
- a CDS encoding DapH/DapD/GlmU-related protein yields the protein MKEIKSKITNKLERLLEQWLVPRLVRWGEYLETKIRRYKHQELKSQLKFCGSGLRFKRDIKIEHPQNVSLGNKVYIGPDVLLDGRGGITIGDNTTIGFNVIILSANHDYQSNDLPYEHNVYIHKPVVIGRNVWIGGNVLIVPGVSIGDGAIVAAGTVVSANIEPLAIVGNQRMRIIKYRDKEHYEQLANKQEIQSGLLVNSEIEQHI from the coding sequence ATGAAAGAGATCAAAAGTAAAATTACGAATAAATTAGAGCGATTGTTAGAACAATGGTTAGTACCTCGTCTAGTACGGTGGGGAGAATACTTAGAAACCAAAATCAGGCGCTATAAGCATCAAGAACTGAAGAGTCAATTAAAATTTTGTGGCTCTGGTTTGCGATTTAAGCGAGATATTAAAATTGAGCATCCGCAAAATGTATCTCTGGGAAATAAAGTCTATATCGGCCCAGATGTCTTATTAGATGGTCGTGGTGGAATCACAATTGGCGACAATACCACAATTGGATTTAACGTGATTATACTTTCTGCAAATCATGACTATCAAAGTAATGATTTGCCTTATGAACATAATGTCTATATTCATAAACCTGTTGTCATCGGTCGCAATGTTTGGATTGGCGGAAATGTCCTAATTGTTCCAGGAGTTTCCATTGGAGATGGTGCAATTGTGGCGGCTGGTACAGTTGTAAGTGCAAATATTGAACCTTTAGCAATTGTTGGTAATCAACGGATGAGAATAATTAAATACCGCGACAAAGAACATTATGAACAACTCGCTAACAAGCAAGAGATTCAATCTGGATTATTAGTTAATTCTGAGATTGAACAGCATATTTGA
- a CDS encoding cytochrome P450: MTTTYNLPDGPQMPRWLRMIKFVSQPVKYVDDFAKIYGDTFTIRSVHSDNHLVYFSQPQALEQIFTADSSHFEVGRGNIGLRFLLGDRSFMLSDGDRHQRQRQLLAPPFHGERMRAYGEEIREITRQVSNEWQIGKPFNIRESMQEITLRVILRVVFGLNEGQLFEELRRSLSDLLDFISSPVMSSAFFFRFMQKDFGAWSPWGWVLQQRQKIDQMIYALLRERRAESEQNRQDILSLMMAARYDDGQGMSDEELHDELMTLLVAGHETTASALTWAFYWIDSLPEVREKLLEELNTIGVNTDLSSVAKLPYLTAVCQETLRIYPIAMTAFVRVVKNPITIMGYELREGTAIIPSIYLAHHREEVYPQSKQFKPERFLERQYSPYEYLPFGGGNRRCIGMAFAQYEMKIVLATILSEFQVSLVNKRPVRPVRRGLTLAAPAGMRMIATPQVKRANTPVLV; the protein is encoded by the coding sequence ATGACAACTACTTACAATCTGCCTGATGGGCCTCAAATGCCGCGCTGGCTAAGGATGATCAAGTTTGTTAGCCAACCAGTCAAATATGTGGATGATTTTGCCAAAATTTATGGTGACACTTTCACAATCAGGAGTGTTCACTCAGATAATCATCTGGTGTATTTTAGTCAACCCCAAGCACTAGAGCAGATTTTTACTGCTGATTCCAGCCATTTTGAGGTGGGAAGGGGGAATATAGGGCTAAGATTTTTGCTTGGCGATCGCTCCTTCATGTTATCAGATGGCGATCGCCACCAGCGCCAACGGCAATTATTAGCTCCACCTTTTCATGGCGAAAGGATGCGAGCTTACGGCGAGGAAATTCGGGAAATTACCCGACAGGTAAGTAATGAATGGCAAATTGGTAAACCTTTTAACATCCGTGAGTCGATGCAAGAAATCACCTTGCGTGTTATTCTGCGGGTTGTATTTGGTTTGAATGAAGGACAGCTGTTTGAAGAACTGAGGCGATCGCTAAGTGACTTACTAGACTTCATTAGTTCGCCTGTAATGTCTAGCGCCTTCTTCTTCCGGTTCATGCAAAAAGATTTTGGTGCGTGGAGTCCGTGGGGTTGGGTTCTGCAACAACGGCAAAAAATCGATCAAATGATTTATGCTTTGCTTCGAGAACGTCGGGCGGAATCTGAACAAAATCGGCAAGATATCCTAAGTTTGATGATGGCGGCTCGTTACGACGATGGTCAAGGGATGTCAGATGAAGAATTACACGACGAGTTAATGACGCTGCTAGTTGCGGGACATGAAACTACCGCTTCCGCATTGACATGGGCTTTTTACTGGATTGATAGTTTACCAGAGGTGCGTGAAAAGTTGCTAGAAGAACTCAACACCATTGGAGTTAACACCGATTTGAGTAGTGTAGCTAAATTGCCCTATTTGACAGCAGTTTGCCAAGAAACATTGCGAATTTACCCAATTGCCATGACTGCTTTCGTGCGGGTTGTAAAGAACCCAATTACAATTATGGGCTACGAACTGCGAGAGGGAACGGCAATAATTCCCAGTATTTATTTAGCCCACCATCGGGAAGAAGTTTATCCACAATCCAAGCAGTTTAAACCAGAACGCTTTTTAGAAAGACAATATTCACCTTATGAATATTTACCCTTTGGTGGCGGTAATCGTCGCTGTATTGGGATGGCATTTGCCCAGTATGAAATGAAAATCGTCTTGGCAACTATTTTGTCAGAATTTCAAGTATCGCTAGTAAATAAACGTCCTGTACGTCCTGTGCGCCGTGGGTTAACTTTAGCTGCACCCGCCGGAATGCGGATGATTGCAACACCTCAAGTTAAGCGTGCGAATACGCCAGTGTTGGTGTAA